From Alteromonas sp. RKMC-009, one genomic window encodes:
- a CDS encoding TonB-dependent receptor plug domain-containing protein, protein MRKTLLRLSLIRVLTAASFCAASYTAPVFAQQKIDFDIPPQSADAALTEFAKQANTTLLFPYELAEKVRANGLTGSFTLQEGLLQLLRGTALAVQIDATGMLTVKAVNELKTPPPRPPRPRVNDDIGFSIERIAIVGTRSAPRSVVESPVPLDIIAGDALQAQGSTDVLTMLAGVVPSLNVNDQPINDAASLVRPANLRGMAADHTLVLLNGKRRHRSAVITFLGGGLSDGAQGPDISVLPAGAMRQVEVLRDGAAAQYGSDAIAGVINFVLDNRREGGYVAGKTGQYYEGDGESVQLQANTGLALGDGFFNITAEYQQQNATSRSVQRSDALALTEAGNPYVTDPSQIWGALDVGSDMKLAFNAGVPLDDHTELYFFGTAARRAVDGGFYYRHPHTRLGVFSDPESSENKLLVADKDGIGQGIACPDIFITGANVLDNPAYQLIADNTTPTGANCFAFNEWFPGGFTPRFGGVIKDGSLFAGVRGELNKHWLFDLSGSVGYSNVRFRLENTVNPSLGDASPLSFSPGAVSQVERTVNLDFSRFYDGWTSKPASVAVGFEWRRETYGQIAGDEASWVEGPFANDASRNDSAGFSVGSNGFPGYQPMSAGHWSRHNWAMYADLELHLTEDLQVATALRGEHFSDFGSTLDGKINLRYVLNDVISFRSSLSTGFKAPTVGQSNVINITTAYASSGLEDQATLPPTHPISVQLGAEPLTPEESVNGSVGFVAFWDEDFYLTLDYFNIRLQDRISTTSAIPLTDSDIDLLLSQGNREADNFNAIKFFANDFDTETQGIDVVVNYRFDVAGITHALTTSMNWTDTKVKRLSAFPQRNRDGEVVLVPSLTPQRVRMLEDNLPAVRVTSTLKQHWQAWSLLWRLKYYGGFYEDHVDAAADMDINSGSMITLDTEMSWHYSENLTFALGASNLFNTYPDRNPYSEVVGALYPPTAPSGINGGFYYLQSRYDF, encoded by the coding sequence ATGCGCAAAACACTTCTTCGCTTATCGCTAATCCGCGTGTTGACTGCTGCAAGCTTTTGCGCAGCCAGTTATACCGCGCCTGTGTTTGCGCAGCAAAAAATCGATTTTGATATTCCCCCTCAAAGTGCAGACGCTGCTCTCACTGAATTTGCCAAACAGGCAAATACCACATTACTTTTCCCCTACGAACTGGCAGAGAAAGTCCGCGCCAATGGACTTACCGGCTCGTTTACTTTGCAGGAAGGGTTATTGCAGCTGCTCCGCGGCACCGCACTTGCTGTACAGATTGACGCAACCGGCATGTTAACGGTGAAAGCGGTCAACGAGCTGAAAACACCGCCACCGCGCCCGCCACGCCCCAGAGTCAATGACGATATTGGTTTTTCTATTGAACGGATTGCTATTGTGGGCACCCGCAGTGCGCCACGTTCAGTTGTTGAATCTCCGGTACCTTTAGACATTATTGCCGGAGATGCACTGCAGGCGCAGGGCAGCACAGATGTATTAACCATGCTGGCCGGCGTGGTGCCGTCGCTGAATGTTAACGACCAGCCCATTAACGATGCCGCCAGTCTTGTCCGCCCGGCAAACCTGCGGGGAATGGCGGCTGATCACACGCTGGTATTGTTGAATGGCAAACGCAGACACCGTTCTGCAGTGATCACATTTTTAGGCGGCGGGCTGTCAGACGGCGCTCAGGGACCGGATATTTCAGTGCTGCCGGCAGGCGCCATGCGTCAGGTGGAAGTACTGCGCGACGGCGCTGCTGCGCAATATGGCTCTGATGCGATCGCCGGTGTTATCAACTTTGTACTGGATAACCGCCGTGAGGGCGGGTATGTCGCCGGCAAAACCGGACAGTATTACGAAGGTGACGGAGAAAGCGTGCAGTTGCAGGCGAATACCGGTCTGGCACTGGGTGACGGTTTTTTTAACATTACGGCAGAATATCAGCAGCAGAATGCGACCAGCCGGTCTGTGCAGCGCTCTGATGCACTGGCACTGACCGAAGCCGGCAATCCCTATGTTACTGACCCCTCGCAAATCTGGGGCGCGCTGGATGTGGGCAGTGATATGAAACTGGCTTTTAATGCCGGCGTGCCTTTGGATGATCACACTGAATTGTATTTTTTCGGCACCGCGGCACGGCGTGCTGTAGATGGCGGCTTCTATTACCGCCATCCGCATACCCGGCTGGGTGTGTTCAGTGATCCGGAGTCGTCAGAGAATAAACTGTTAGTTGCCGATAAAGACGGCATAGGACAGGGGATAGCCTGCCCGGATATTTTCATTACCGGCGCAAATGTGCTGGACAATCCTGCTTATCAGCTGATTGCGGATAATACTACGCCTACAGGGGCAAACTGTTTTGCATTTAATGAGTGGTTCCCGGGTGGTTTTACTCCCCGCTTCGGGGGCGTGATCAAAGACGGGTCTTTATTCGCAGGGGTTCGGGGCGAACTGAACAAGCACTGGCTATTTGATCTCAGTGGCAGCGTCGGATACTCCAATGTGCGTTTTCGACTGGAAAACACGGTCAACCCGTCCCTGGGCGATGCGTCTCCTTTGTCCTTTTCCCCCGGCGCAGTAAGCCAGGTCGAGCGGACGGTAAATCTTGATTTTTCCCGCTTCTATGATGGCTGGACGTCCAAACCGGCCAGCGTGGCTGTCGGCTTCGAATGGCGTCGGGAAACCTACGGTCAAATCGCCGGCGATGAGGCATCGTGGGTGGAAGGGCCTTTTGCCAACGACGCTTCCCGCAACGATTCCGCCGGCTTCAGTGTGGGGTCCAATGGCTTTCCCGGCTATCAGCCTATGTCTGCGGGCCACTGGAGTCGTCACAACTGGGCCATGTATGCAGATCTGGAGTTACATCTGACTGAAGATTTGCAGGTAGCAACGGCGTTGCGTGGAGAGCATTTTTCAGATTTCGGCTCAACGCTGGACGGCAAGATTAATCTGCGGTATGTCCTCAACGATGTGATTTCTTTTCGCAGCTCGCTGAGTACCGGTTTTAAAGCGCCTACGGTAGGGCAGAGCAACGTCATTAATATTACCACTGCCTATGCCTCTTCCGGTCTGGAAGATCAGGCAACCCTGCCGCCTACCCATCCTATTTCCGTGCAACTGGGAGCAGAACCTCTGACGCCGGAAGAGTCTGTGAACGGTAGTGTGGGCTTTGTCGCTTTTTGGGATGAAGATTTTTACCTCACGCTGGACTATTTCAATATCCGTCTGCAGGACAGAATAAGTACAACATCTGCCATCCCTCTTACTGACAGTGATATCGACCTGCTGTTAAGTCAGGGTAACCGTGAAGCGGATAATTTTAATGCGATAAAGTTTTTTGCCAATGATTTCGATACCGAAACACAGGGTATAGATGTAGTAGTGAATTACCGTTTTGATGTCGCCGGTATTACCCATGCGCTTACTACCTCGATGAACTGGACTGACACCAAAGTGAAGCGGTTATCAGCATTCCCGCAACGAAACCGTGACGGTGAAGTGGTACTGGTACCCAGTCTTACCCCACAGCGGGTCAGAATGCTGGAAGATAACCTGCCAGCTGTCCGGGTAACCAGCACGTTAAAACAGCACTGGCAGGCCTGGTCACTGTTGTGGCGCCTGAAATATTATGGTGGTTTTTATGAGGATCATGTAGACGCCGCAGCAGACATGGACATTAACAGTGGCAGTATGATTACGCTGGATACAGAAATGAGCTGGCATTATTCAGAAAATCTGACCTTCGCGTTAGGCGCATCTAATCTGTTTAATACGTATCCGGACCGGAATCCATACAGTGAGGTCGTCGGCGCGTTGTATCCGCCTACAGCGCCGTCCGGCATCAATGGTGGTTTTTATTATCTGCAGTCGCGATACGACTTTTAA
- a CDS encoding RNA polymerase sigma factor, with protein MSNKSTIAATFIKYRTKMMRAVSAIVSSDDIEDIVQEAFIKSYEAELKQEIRYERTYMLKTARNLALNHVNSAASQLNQPVDDMDMLPHDLVGYSLEKHVESKERFIHFCRATESLSPEVKRVFLLKKVYGMSQRDIADLTDLSESTVEKHVAKGLLQCSRFLAASAGTGAKGTTGQTRSGQTSS; from the coding sequence ATGTCCAACAAATCGACTATCGCCGCCACTTTTATAAAATACCGCACAAAGATGATGCGGGCGGTGAGTGCTATTGTCAGTTCGGATGATATTGAAGACATCGTGCAGGAAGCCTTCATTAAAAGTTATGAGGCTGAATTAAAACAGGAAATCCGCTATGAGCGGACCTACATGCTGAAAACGGCCAGAAATCTCGCGCTTAATCATGTGAACAGTGCGGCGAGCCAGTTAAACCAGCCGGTAGATGATATGGATATGCTTCCTCACGATTTAGTGGGTTACAGCCTTGAGAAGCATGTCGAAAGTAAAGAGCGCTTTATTCATTTTTGCAGAGCAACAGAATCCTTGTCGCCTGAAGTGAAGCGGGTGTTTTTATTAAAGAAAGTCTATGGCATGAGCCAGCGGGATATTGCAGATCTGACGGACCTGAGCGAAAGTACCGTCGAAAAACATGTAGCCAAAGGGCTATTGCAATGTTCACGTTTTCTGGCAGCCAGTGCCGGTACCGGTGCTAAAGGTACAACAGGGCAGACAAGATCAGGACAAACAAGTAGTTAA
- a CDS encoding (2Fe-2S)-binding protein — MFVCMCYGVTDKDIMNAVEQDGVGNIRELRQHLELGNQCGKCIQMAQQIIDSTIVDESLFKEVC, encoded by the coding sequence ATGTTCGTTTGTATGTGTTACGGCGTGACGGATAAAGACATCATGAATGCAGTGGAACAGGACGGTGTGGGTAACATCCGTGAACTGCGTCAGCATTTGGAACTGGGAAACCAGTGCGGAAAATGCATTCAGATGGCCCAGCAAATTATCGATTCGACCATTGTCGATGAATCTCTTTTCAAAGAAGTGTGCTGA
- a CDS encoding peroxiredoxin — translation MSVLVGRPAPDFTAAAVLGSGEIVDSFTLSEAIKGKKAVVFFYPLDFTFVCPSELIAFDKRYEEFQKRGVEVIGVSIDSQFSHNAWRNTPVNQGGIGPVKYTLVADVKHEICQAYDVEHPEAGVAFRGSFLIDAEGNVRHQVVNDLPLGRNIDEMLRMVDALTFNEEHGEVCPAGWTEGKAGMDASPAGVAKYLSEEADKL, via the coding sequence ATGAGCGTACTGGTAGGCCGTCCGGCCCCTGACTTTACTGCAGCAGCTGTTTTAGGAAGTGGTGAAATTGTAGATTCTTTCACGTTAAGTGAAGCTATCAAAGGTAAGAAAGCCGTTGTGTTCTTTTACCCTCTGGACTTCACTTTCGTATGTCCTTCTGAGCTGATCGCATTTGATAAGCGTTATGAAGAATTCCAGAAGCGCGGCGTGGAAGTGATCGGTGTTTCTATCGATTCTCAGTTCTCACACAATGCGTGGAGAAATACACCGGTAAATCAGGGCGGTATTGGTCCGGTTAAGTACACTCTGGTTGCTGACGTTAAGCACGAAATTTGTCAGGCCTACGATGTGGAACATCCTGAAGCGGGTGTTGCTTTCCGTGGTTCATTCCTGATTGATGCTGAAGGTAACGTACGTCACCAGGTCGTTAACGATCTGCCTCTGGGCCGCAACATTGATGAGATGCTGCGTATGGTTGACGCGCTGACGTTCAATGAAGAGCACGGTGAAGTATGTCCTGCTGGCTGGACTGAAGGTAAAGCGGGTATGGATGCATCTCCTGCCGGTGTTGCTAAATACCTGTCTGAAGAAGCAGACAAGCTGTAA
- a CDS encoding FecR family protein, whose translation MSNVSKFTSKDDIHEEACLWVSRIDRGLTSEETDTLRDWLNASQSHRRILFDVARVWDDLSVLNELKGMFPLRPQIKGETGKARKVLRQARWSVAAGFLLMAAAAAMMVDSYWLGQNDTGYHLAQRIGTAIGEQKTLTLNDGSVVHMNTNSAIQINFDGERRLIDLIKGEAHFTVAHDASRPFTVTAGINTVTAIGTAFNMQYTNNEAFELVVTEGKVLVQDKQNSVSREEIAEMIQKGNAFGNLKLLTAGEKANVDGELSDLKNLDTDAMEQDLAWQQGMIVFKGEALEDALREIERYTAVDFTIEGEALKQKRVAGYFKVGDISGLLSALKNSFHIEHKRVDAMTIQLSEQQG comes from the coding sequence ATGAGTAATGTGAGCAAATTCACCAGTAAGGATGACATACACGAGGAAGCTTGCCTTTGGGTAAGCCGTATTGATCGTGGCTTAACCAGCGAAGAAACAGACACGCTCAGGGACTGGCTGAATGCCAGTCAGAGTCACCGCCGTATTTTATTTGACGTGGCGCGTGTCTGGGATGATTTAAGCGTGCTGAATGAATTAAAAGGCATGTTCCCCCTGCGTCCGCAGATTAAAGGGGAAACGGGCAAAGCCAGAAAAGTACTTCGCCAGGCACGCTGGAGCGTGGCAGCCGGTTTTCTGCTTATGGCAGCGGCCGCTGCCATGATGGTTGATTCTTACTGGCTGGGTCAGAATGACACCGGCTATCATCTGGCGCAACGTATTGGAACGGCCATTGGCGAACAGAAAACACTGACCTTAAATGATGGCTCAGTGGTGCACATGAACACTAACTCGGCTATTCAGATTAACTTTGACGGCGAGCGCCGCCTTATTGATTTAATTAAGGGCGAGGCACATTTCACTGTGGCTCACGACGCTTCCAGACCATTTACCGTAACAGCCGGCATAAATACGGTTACAGCCATTGGTACTGCTTTTAATATGCAGTACACAAACAACGAAGCATTTGAGCTGGTGGTGACAGAAGGTAAAGTGCTGGTGCAGGACAAACAAAATTCTGTGAGCCGGGAAGAAATTGCAGAAATGATTCAGAAAGGCAATGCATTTGGCAATCTGAAACTGCTCACTGCCGGCGAAAAAGCCAATGTCGACGGCGAACTCAGCGACCTTAAAAATCTCGATACCGATGCAATGGAACAGGACCTGGCCTGGCAACAGGGTATGATTGTGTTTAAAGGCGAGGCGCTGGAAGATGCTTTACGTGAAATTGAACGTTACACCGCTGTTGATTTTACCATTGAAGGTGAAGCGCTGAAGCAGAAGCGGGTTGCCGGATATTTCAAAGTGGGCGACATCAGTGGCTTATTGTCGGCGTTGAAGAACAGCTTCCACATTGAACATAAACGTGTTGACGCGATGACCATTCAGTTGTCTGAACAACAGGGATAA